The Juglans regia cultivar Chandler chromosome 1, Walnut 2.0, whole genome shotgun sequence nucleotide sequence TGATACTAATCTTATACAAATTACTAACTGCCATTTTTCTCTCTACACTTGACTTCAGAGTCGGTGTCTTTTAGCGTATCACACCTAGTTTTCCTCCATTTTCACTCGCTTATTCTCCCAATTAAAGATTTGGTCACCAAAACAACTTAACCATAGCTGGTCACCCTATCTCTCCTTCTGTATCTCTGACTCTATTTCTTCACCATGAACTTGGAGCTACGGTGCTGAATTAGTTCAACAAATCATGAGCTGCAACACCAAAAACCTCCATTTCTGGTGGAGAATCACTGCCTCTGTTCTCCTTCTACTTCCCTCATTCGTTCTCAACTCGAATGGGATTCTCTTGCTTTCCTTCAGATACTCAATCCTCAGTGACCCACTATCAGTCTTGGAGAGCTGGAATTACAACGACGAAACACCATGCTCATGGACCGGAGTCGACTGCACCGAAATCGGAAACCCCGGCACGCCGGATACATTTAGGGTCACCAGTTTAGTCCTCCCCAACAGCTAACTTCTGGGTTCGGTCCCCGCCGACCTCGGCATGATCCAACACCTTCGCCATCTCGATCTCgattgttggggaaatcaacacagcggaagggataaaagcggtaataaaagagtacactcatgcactcagtgacaccaagaatttaacgtggttcggcaactgcctacatccacagaaaagagcttcactaataaatagtggaacacaagaaaatattacagaggaggaggatcacactccactcaactcaactctcttcttttctctcagagctctctcggctctctctcttttcttttcttctttgggtgtatgatgctctcgtctgaagctttaatttataggcgcattacttcacgtatgaacgcatttattgttgcattcattaggtggttgggcgctgggggttgagggttaagcgctgagcagtcaacaatgactgctcagggcatggacttcaacaattctccccctccatgcccatttacctatatgttctccatcccagctatgtctctgcatagctcaagcttctcacttgtaaccaccttcgtcagcatgtccgctggattctctttcgtatggatcttcacaagcttcaacagctgttgttccatcgcttcgcgtatccaatgatagcggatgtcaatatgcttggtgcgggagtggtacattgaattcttgctcaagtctagagcactttgactatcacaatgcaCCTTGTAGTCCTCTTGACTAACtcctagttcttggagaaaacgcttcatccacagcatctctttcccagcttccgctgcggcaatgtactctgcctctgttgtggataaagcaacacacttttgcaacttggactgccaagagacagctcctcctgcaaaggtgaagagaaatcccgaagtagatttcctgctatccagatctcctgccatatctgaatctgtatagccttccaaaactggtttagctcccccaaaacacaagcacatatTCGACGTACCTTtcaggtacctgagaatccacttgactgcttcccaatgatcatttcctggatttgaaaggaatctgctcaccatgcctacagcatgagcaatatctggtctggtacaaaccattgcatacattaggcttcctactgctgaagagtaggggattgcttccatttcttcaatctctttctttgaagaaggacacgagctcttgctcaatTTGAAGTGGTTAGCAAGTGGAGTAttgactggcttagcatctcccatgttgaaatgtctaatgacctgttcaacatatttttgttgtgatagccacacccttttgactttcctatcacgaacaatcttcatgcccagaatttgctgtgctgggcctaagtccttcatgtcaaaggacttggatagttccttctttagtttgttaatcatggacctatcctcaccaacgattaacatatcatcaacgtaaagaaggagtatgacaaacttgtcattctggaaccttcgaacatagacacactgatctgcaacaagtctcttgtaaccatgactcatcatgaatgagtcgaacttcttgtaccattgcctcggcgcttgcttgaggccatagagactcttcttcagcctgcagactaagtgatctttccctggagctgcaaacccttctggttgctccatatagatctcctcctccaaatctccatggagaaaggctgtcttcacatccatctgttcgagttccaaattcaagctggctaccaatccgagtatgactcggatcgacatcattttcaccaccggagaaaatatctcgtcaaagtcgattcccttcttctgttggaatcctttgacaaccaatctggccttgtgcttcatcagctttccttggccatctttcttcagcttgaatacccatttgttctttagggctttctttccttcaggaagtttcaccaactcataggtctgatttttctgcaaagaactcatctcttcttgcattgcctgcacccataggcttctattagcatgagtttgaacttcctggaaactctctggctccccctcatcagtaagcagaatatagtctgattccggatatctcctcgacggaatcagtaggcggcctcttgccgatcttcttggttcatcaaccaaaggaggttcgtcaccatctaacccttgtggtggtacaccagctgctggtggagaggattcttgctccccctgctcgacaccctgagcttcttcttctgcttctggatctcgatcctgcatttcctcattatctgtggcggactgtaatggtgcaggatttggagtatcggaactaagctctcttgatgaagcttcagttcctatgttctggttttcatggaacacaacgtccctacttctgacaattctctttgtcactggatcccataacttgtatccgaattcttcatctccatatccaacaaagatacatggagttgacttgacatcgagcttttgtctcagctccttggatacgtgtgcaaaggctttgcacccaaacactctcaggtgagagtaagagacatcttttccagaccaaaccttctcaggaatttcaaattccagtggtgcagaaggtgatctgttgatcaggtaacaggcagctagaacagcttcaccccagaatggctttggtaacttggccatactgagcatgcatcttgttctttcaatgatggtccggttcattctttcggctacaccattgtgctgaggggtatatgggaccgtcttctcatgtcgaataccgcgatcagcgcagtatgcagcgaaccttttggagacatattctcctCCGTTGTCCGTTCGcaggcacttcaacttctttcccgtctctctttccactagggtgtggaaattcttgaagtgctcgaagacctgatcctttgacttcaaaacatatacccagacctttcgtgaagcatcatcaatgaatgtcacgaaatatctgttacctcccaatgactcttcttccatgggaccacatacatcagagtgtaccagactcaacaactctgatcttctcttcgtagaggatttaaacgagactctacattgtttgccaaacaaacagtactcacaagggtttaacgctgTTCCTTTGGCAATTTTGATAAGTGCCTTCTTTGCAAGCGTATCTaaccctttctcacccatgtgtccgagtctcttgtgccacagattcggtgatgcctcgtcttccactgcattgaggctatcagaaccgatcttcacatgggtcttgtacaacgtaccgcaaatatgtcctcgggcgacaaccatggcaccttgtgacagcttccaagtgcctttgctgaagtagctgtcatagccctgtcgatcaagggctgtcccggaaatcaggttgagccgaaggtcaggaatgtgtcgaacatctttcaacaccatggtgcaaccaacgttggtttttatctgcacttcgccaactcccacgatcttcgaggaactggcattccccatccttaccgtaccaaagtctcctgctttgtacgtagtgaaaaattcactgtgggaagtggcgtggtatgatgctgctgtgtctaccacccactcaacatcatggcttgcaacgtgcagacacgtctcgtcactggtggagagtattgccacatctccagaaagagtgacaagggtttcaccatcttctttcttcagcttactgctttgaccttgctcccttaaaaacttgcggcagtgtttcctcatatggccttctttgccacaatggtaacatttcatgttacccgtctgctggttcctgctactgctggaccttccacgtggttgaggcttccctctgtttctgcctccacttctccctctatcattaccttgaggcctttctctactctcggtgacaagggcatgagtttgattcatgcttgtctcttttcgtctggcctcctcattaaacagggcatccttaaccatcgtcatggtaagtttgccatctggagtagagttacttagggagaccaccagcgtctcccaactgtctggtaatgaactgagaagtagcagggcttgttcttcatcgccaagattcaggttgacggacccgagctggttaactaggttttgaaactcgctagtatgctcggcaacagaggtatcgcttttcaacttcaagttaacaagccgtctcatcaagagggccttgtttcgagcagttttagcctgatacatatcctctaactttttccagaggttatatgcatccgtctcctgggccacgtggtgaaaaacactatggtcaatccattgcctgatctgaccaatagtcttcttgtgcatctttctccacacttgatccgtaacttcatctggcttcttcccttcatcttccaaagggtcaaacagatctttacagttcaagagatcctccattcgaggtctccaaagactgtagtttgaggtagtcagctttatcatggctCCTGATGCTGAATtctccatggatttagactgttctaaatacaaaatgcaagtaCAGGATCTTCGAGGTGGAATATCAAAAAATGGACAGCACCGTTGTGTCTGgaacgtctgattttgttggaaacgagtcttgtttcatcaaaatcggactcagatagcacaaggaacgagcaaaagaaccaaaacaggaactctgtcgcgcttgcagtgcgtggcgcgaacaaaacgcgtaggcgcgtgtaactcacgcgctGAAACTCCTCTGGTGCGCgtggaacgcgtaggcgcgtgtaactcacgcgctTATATGGAGTCAGGGCACGTCAGGCGCGTGAACTTCACGCGCAATGGCTTCTCTGGAGCGCGTGTGGCGCGTGGCTGAGCGTGGGACTCACGCGCTAGAGACTCTACTTGGCGCGTGGGACGCGTGTTgagagtgggtctcactctccgatcttcagaCGGCGCGTGGAGGAGCGTGCGGCCTCCGTTTGGCCTCTGGTTTCCACCGCTTTTCTTGTCTGgatgagacgaacacagtggtatgctcaaatttgaaaactgagctacacactaaaactgagttttctgtaaaaaacttcttccaacaaacgctctgataccacttgttggggaaatcaacacagcggaagggataaaagcggtaataaaagagtacactcatgcactcagtgacaccaagaatttaacgtggttcggcaactgcctacatccacagaaaagagcttcactaataaatagtggaacacaagaaaatattatagaggaggaggatcacactccactcaactcaactctcttcttttctctcagagctctctcggctctctctcttttcttttcttctttgggtgtatgatgctctcgtctgaagctttaatttataagcgcattacttcacgtatgaacgcatttattgttgcattcattaggtggttgggcgctgggggttgagggttaagcgctgagcagtcaacaatgactgctcagggcatggacttcaacatCGATCTCTCCAGAAATTTCTTCAATAGGTCTCTGCCCAATTCAATCTTCAATGCCTCAGAGCTTCAGGTGCGAGGAGCTGGTTGTCGGAGATGGCACGGTGCAGGATGCAATAGACGCAAATGCCAAGTCACTTGTAGCACCGTGCCAAAACGGGTTCCCATAATTTTCCCATAGTTAATGGATATCTTGATGATTCACCATTGATTTTCCTTATGTTAAGTTCGGTTGCAATTCTGAACagttattttcaattatttcatcttattattataattattttaaatttttatataaaatataataaataatttaatttttttattttaaaataataatattaaaaaataatattttatttaattcttaacatctcatcttaatttatcttatcttatcttatcttatctcaatatataAATCGCACTTTGATCGGAAGGAAACCCTGTTTCTTCATTATTAGCCATTGCTTCTTCTAAAGTTCTAATGTTACGTACTGTTACAATTCTCAAAGGTTAAAAGAGGAATAAAACtgtgaaaagaaataaacattTGTTTCAGCTAACGTGGTGTGGGCCCACTTCTTTATTGCTTCCGATAAAGCCCATATCCATATCTTGGGCCTGtcaactccctctctctcactttcaCACTAATAAATACTTTACCACGTGTCCGCACGACGGATCTAGTCCTCGAATCTGACACGGTGCCGTTTTCGTCGGTGCCTACACAGTAATTGCCAACCGTCTCCGTCCCAGAAGAGATCTTTTTTATATCCTCTCCGTTTTCGTTTCTCGGatcaagaaaaccaaaatccaAACAACAGATATTTTCACGAGGAACAATATGTCGAATTACGCTCGTGGCGGCGAAGACGAGGTCGATGACTTCGACGAGTACGATCCAACGCCGTACGGAGGCGGTTACGACATCGTGCTCACCTACGGCCGGCCTCTCCCGCCGTCTGATGAGACCTGCTACCCTCTCTCGTCCTCCACGCCTTCCGATGACTTCGACTATGATCGCCCCCAGTACACCTCCTACGCCGAGCCTTCCGCCTATCGCGACGAGGCCCTCGATACTGAATACAGCAGCTACGCCCGTCCCAAGCCCCGACCCGCGCCCCCTCCACCCGGTGAGGGAGATTTCGGAGGTGAGTATGGGGCCAGGCCGGACGTTGGTCATGGGTTCCCTCCTCCTGGGGTTAACAGGCCCGGGTATGGTGAGCCCAAGTATGGATCGGAAAGGCCCGGATCTGAATACGGATCTGGGTATGGCCGCCAGAGTGAGCATGAGCAGGAATCCGGAGCGGACTACGGATCCGGATACGGACGGAAGAGCCAGTATGAACAGACTGAATCGGGATACGGATCTGGGTATGGGCGAAAAAGCGAGTATGAGCAGCCACCCCCATCGGAATACGGGCGGAAGAGTGAGTACGAGCAGCCACCCCCATCGGAATATGGATCTGGATATGGGCGGAAGAGCGAGTACGAGCAGCCACCCCCATCGGAATACGGATCTGGATATGGGCGGAAGAGCGAGTACGAGCAGCCACCCCCATCGGAATACGGATCTGGATATGGGCGGAAGAGCGAGTACGAGCAGCCACCCGAATCGGAATACGGGTCTGGGTACGGGAGGAAGAGCGAGTATGAGCAGCCACCCGCACCGGAATATGGATCCGGTTATGGCCGGAAGACCGATTATGAGACTCCCGAATCGGAATACGGATCTGGGTATGAGCGGAAGCCCGAGTATGAGGCCCCCCCATCAGGGTATGGATCCGGATACGGGCGGAAGCCGGGTTATGGGGAGGAACAGGGTAGCGGTGGTTACGGGTATGGAGGGAGGAGTGAGAGGCCTGAGAACGAGAGTACTGAGCATGAGAGGCCGAGTTATGGGGACGAGCCGCCTCGGAGGCAGAGTTATGGGCGGTCCGAGGAGGAGAGCTATGAGAGgcgtgatgatgatgatggtagTGGCGAGAGGCGCAAGTATGGATACGGTGAAGAGGGTGAAGAGGGCTATGGGCGCAAGAAATACGTAAGCATTTATGTTATTTAATCACCATT carries:
- the LOC118348972 gene encoding uncharacterized protein At5g39570-like, giving the protein MSNYARGGEDEVDDFDEYDPTPYGGGYDIVLTYGRPLPPSDETCYPLSSSTPSDDFDYDRPQYTSYAEPSAYRDEALDTEYSSYARPKPRPAPPPPGEGDFGGEYGARPDVGHGFPPPGVNRPGYGEPKYGSERPGSEYGSGYGRQSEHEQESGADYGSGYGRKSQYEQTESGYGSGYGRKSEYEQPPPSEYGRKSEYEQPPPSEYGSGYGRKSEYEQPPPSEYGSGYGRKSEYEQPPPSEYGSGYGRKSEYEQPPESEYGSGYGRKSEYEQPPAPEYGSGYGRKTDYETPESEYGSGYERKPEYEAPPSGYGSGYGRKPGYGEEQGSGGYGYGGRSERPENESTEHERPSYGDEPPRRQSYGRSEEESYERRDDDDGSGERRKYGYGEEGEEGYGRKKYGDDGSDDDEEKRQRHGHHHHRKSYDDE